A single Antechinus flavipes isolate AdamAnt ecotype Samford, QLD, Australia chromosome 5, AdamAnt_v2, whole genome shotgun sequence DNA region contains:
- the LOC127538704 gene encoding olfactory receptor 6C75-like encodes MSMNNYTTLTEFILLGLTDDPLFLVLIFIFLFLTYMLSISGNITIITLTLLDSRLKTPMYFFLRNFSFLEILFTTVCIPRFLVSIITKDKTISYVGCLIQLFFFIFLGVTEFYLLAAMSYDRYVAICKPLHYTTIMSNRVCYQLVLSSWITSFLIIFPPLIMGLKLEFCASNVIDHFICDSSPILQISCSDTHFLELMSFTLAVVTLMVTLVLVILSYTYIIRTILKFPSAQQRTKAFSTCSSHMIVVSISYGSCIFMYIKPSANERVALSKGIAVLNTSVAPLLNPFIYTLRNQQVKQAFKDMIQKIMFAIKNYKGIC; translated from the coding sequence ATGTCAATGAATAACTATACAACACTCACCGAGTTCATCCTACTAGGGCTGACAGATGACCCACTGTTCctggttttaattttcatttttctgtttttgaccTACATGTTAAGCATTAGTGGAAACATAACTATCATTACTCTCACCTTGCTGGATTCTCGCCTTAAAACTCCAATGTATTTCTTCCTGAGGAATTTCTCATTCCTAGAAATCTTATTCACAACTGTATGTATTCCAAGATTTTTGGTCAGCATCATAACCAAGGATAAAACCATTTCTTATGTGGGCTGCTtgattcaattgttttttttcatcttcttgggGGTGACTGAATTTTATCTTCTGGCTGCCATGTCCTATGATCGCTATGTTGCCATTTGCAAACCTCTGCACTACACAACCATCATGAGCAACCGAGTTTGTTATCAGCTTGTACTCAGTTCTTGGATAACCAGCTTTCTTATTATCTTTCCACCACTGATCATGGGACTTAAACTAGAATTCTGTGCTTCCAATGTCATTGATCATTTCATCTGTGACTCTTCTCCCATCCTGCAAATCTCTTGCTCAGACACACATTTTTTAGAGCTAATGTCTTTTACCCTAGCTGTGGTAACATTAATGGTCACATTGGTCCTAGTGATTCTCTCCTATACATACATCATTAGGACAATTCTGAAATTCCCCTCTGCTCAGCAGAGAACAAAGGCTTTTTCCACCTGTTCTTCTCACATGATTGTTGTCTCAATTTCTTATGGAAGCTGCATCTTCATGTACATCAAGCCCTCTGCAAATGAAAGGGTGGCATTAAGCAAAGGAATAGCTGTGCTCAATACCTCAGTTGCCCCTTTGCTGAATCCCTTCATTTATACCCTAAGAAACCAGCAAGTGAAACAAGCCTTCAAAGATATGATCCAAAAGATTATGTTTGCTATCAAAAATTATAAGGGTATATGTTGA
- the LOC127564441 gene encoding olfactory receptor 6C74: MRNHTTVTAFILLGLTDDPELQVVVFLLLFFTYLLSVTGNLTIISLTLLDSHLKTPMYYFLRNFSFLEISFTSVCIPRFLVSMTTGDRTISYNSCAAQLFFTILLGATEFFLLAAMSYDRYVAICKPLHYTTIMSNRVCTMLVLSSWLAGFLIIFPPVIMGLQLDFCGANTIDHFFCDVSPLLQLSCTDTQLLELLTLILAILTLLVTLVLVILSYMNIIRTILRIPSSQQRKKAFSTCSSHMVVVSISYGSCIFMYVKPSAKERVALNKGVAVLSTSVAPMLNPFIYTLRNKQVKEAFKNMAKKIEVFSVK; encoded by the coding sequence ATGAGAAATCATACAACAGTGACAGCTTTCATCCTCTTGGGACTGACCGATGATCCAGAATTACAAGTTGTagtttttctccttctgttttttACCTATTTGTTGAGTGTCACTGGAAACTTGACCATCATTAGCCTCACACTCCTGGATTCACACCTGAAAACCCCCATGTATTATTTTCTCCGGAATTTCTCATTCCTAGAAATTTCTTTCACATCTGTCTGTATCCCTAGATTTCTAGTTAGCATGACAACTGGTGACAGGACAATTTCTTACAATAGCTGTGCAGCCCAATTATTTTTTACTATCCTCCTTGGAGCAACTGAATTTTTCCTTCTAGCTGCCATGTCCTATGATCGCTATGTTGCCATCTGCAAACCATTACACTACACAACCATCATGAGCAACAGAGTCTGCACCATGCTTGTACTCTCTTCCTGGCTGGCTGGGTTCCTTATTATTTTTCCACCAGTCATTATGGGTCTACAGTTGGATTTCTGTGGTGCTAACACTATAGATCATTTCTTCTGTGATGTTTCTCCTCTTCTGCAGCTTTCTTGTACAGATACACAGTTACTAGAACTATTGACTTTAATTTTAGCTATTTTGACACTTTTGGTCACACTTGTGTTAGTGATTCTCTCTTACATGAACATCATCAGGACAATTCTGAGAATCCCTTCCTCCCAGCAGAGAAAAAAGGCTTTTTCCACTTGCTCTTCCCATATGGTGGTTGTCTCTATCTCATATGGTAGCTGTATCTTCATGTATGTCAAACCTTCTGCAAAGGAAAGAGTGGCTCTAAACAAGGGGGTGGCTGTGCTAAGTACTTCTGTAGCTCCCATGTTGAATCCTTTCATTTATACCCTAAGAAACAAACAAGTAAAAGAAGCCTTTAAAAATATGGCCAAAAAGATTGAAGTTTTCTCAGTTAAGTAA